One region of Priestia megaterium genomic DNA includes:
- a CDS encoding potassium channel family protein has protein sequence MKKEFAVIGLGRFGGSICKTLSDQGMEVLAIDIDEEKVNEYANVASHAVVGDSMDEGVLKSLGIRNFDHVIVAIGDNIQASILTTLILKELGVEKITVKAQNDYHAKVLSKIGANFIVHPERDMGRRIANNMISNSVLDYLELSEEHSIVELVASKRMAGNTLIELDIRAKYGINIVAIKRDRDIIVSPQASETIQEGDVLIVIGADADINRFENKFASS, from the coding sequence ATGAAAAAAGAATTTGCAGTCATCGGATTAGGTAGATTTGGTGGAAGTATTTGTAAAACATTAAGCGATCAAGGAATGGAAGTTCTGGCGATTGACATTGATGAAGAAAAGGTAAATGAGTATGCTAACGTTGCTTCGCATGCAGTAGTAGGCGATTCAATGGATGAAGGGGTTCTAAAAAGTTTAGGAATTCGTAATTTTGATCACGTTATCGTAGCTATTGGCGACAATATTCAGGCAAGTATTTTGACGACCCTTATACTAAAAGAGCTGGGGGTTGAAAAAATAACGGTAAAAGCGCAAAATGATTATCATGCCAAAGTATTATCAAAAATTGGCGCCAATTTTATCGTGCATCCCGAACGAGATATGGGACGAAGAATTGCCAATAACATGATTTCAAACAGCGTGCTGGATTATTTGGAGCTATCTGAAGAACACAGCATTGTCGAATTAGTAGCAAGCAAAAGAATGGCTGGTAATACGCTGATTGAGTTAGACATTCGTGCGAAATATGGTATTAACATTGTAGCCATTAAGCGTGATCGAGATATCATCGTTTCTCCTCAGGCGTCCGAAACGATACAAGAAGGAGACGTGTTGATTGTTATTGGAGCAGACGCAGATATCAACCGCTTCGAAAATAAATTTGCCAGTTCCTAA